A window of the Juglans microcarpa x Juglans regia isolate MS1-56 chromosome 5D, Jm3101_v1.0, whole genome shotgun sequence genome harbors these coding sequences:
- the LOC121265714 gene encoding uncharacterized protein LOC121265714 has translation MQIANFQTRRILIENGSSANILFWDAFIKMGIDLDRLRPAPMPLKGFMGDVVHLAGAITLSILAGMALRTATTMTDFLVMKASSSYNAILGRPTLNSLKAMTSTFHLKVKFPTDSGVSEIRGEQILAQECYDREMRHEARVVAAIEAPKEAPTPGLPQVLTEWDREIRDKQALRQAASNEQLELVVVDQLEPGRQVRIGIRMGQV, from the coding sequence ATGCAAATTGCGAACTTCCAGACTCGGAGAATCCTGATAGAGAATGGCAGTTCAGCCAACATCCTGTTTTGGGACGCTTTCATCAAGATGGGCATCGATCTGGATCGGTTGCGCCCGGCCCCAATGCCACTCAAGGGTTTCATGGGAGATGTCGTTCACCTGGCGGGTGCCATTACCCTCTCAATCCTGGCAGGAATGGCACTCAGGACCGCCACCACCATGACCGATTTCCTGGTTATGAAAGCCTCGTCCTCATACAATGCCATACTGGGGCGTCCGACCCTAAACAGTTTGAAGGCGATGACGTCTACCTTTCACCTAAAGGTGAAGTTCCCCACCGACTCGGGGGTCAGCGAAATCCGCGGTGAACAAATCCTAGCCCAGGAATGCTACGACAGGGAGATGAGACATGAGGCACGAGTCGTAGCGGCCATAGAAGCACCAAAAGAGGCCCCCACGCCTGGGTTACCCCAGGTCCTGACCGAGTGGGACAGGGAAATCCGTGACAAGCAGGCCCTCAGACAAGCCGCGTCCAACGAACAACTCGAACTTGTAGTAGTAGACCAACTGGAGCCCGGGCGACAAGTCCGAATCGGTATTAGGATGGGCCAGGTATGA